Proteins encoded in a region of the Halorussus sp. MSC15.2 genome:
- the folP gene encoding dihydropteroate synthase, whose protein sequence is MDYHEAANFLFDLRRFRPKPGTESTAQLLAHLDDPHEGVEYVQVAGSNGKGSTARMTERALREAGLDVGLYTSPHFDDVRERVRVNGRKIPKSAVATYADSVRGYVTDRAADGEAPTFFEVMTGLALWHFGREHVDVAVLEVGIGGKYDATSVVDPVASAVTSVTLEHTGIIGETIEEIARDKAHVAPDDAPLVTATTGEALDAVRAQAGEVRTVGETNDADVRVEYGGRTNHTEAAVSLTGDEWSVETEIPLLGEYQARNAGVAAALARQVTDLSETELARGLRKADWPGRFEVMGRDPVVVLDGAHNPGACEALAETLAEFDGETDEFHLVFGAMHDKDLRGMAAALPTPDRVVACQPNLDRAEDEAVVARAFEESGADEVLTRNSVEGALENALDAASEDDLVLVAGSLFAVAEARSRWTRAEIPKRIRNLDDARDALEGADVTDPGVWRMRGKAVHRVLKTRVQVRQARYLKEEMLSLGGECAVSGVNEQDEENVDVVLMGTLAQFKRLAAKLDDQPYGLSVFADELREALGIRTETERRGYPWEDATAVMGILNVTPDSFHDGGRYEAVEDAVARAEQMVEAGVDIIDVGGESTRPGADEISVEEEIERVVPVIERIADLDAMLSIDTRKAAVGRAALEAGADVLNDVSGLEDPEMRFVAAEYDAPLVVMHSIDAPVVPDRDVEYDDVVEDVIDELEEQVLLAEKAGLDREQIIVDPGLGFGKSMRENFELLGRTDEFHALECPVLVGHSHKSMFGLVGAEEDRTAATVAGTAIAAERGADIVRVHDVEENVEAVRAVEAADDPDRFEE, encoded by the coding sequence ATGGACTACCACGAGGCGGCGAACTTCCTGTTCGACCTGCGTCGGTTCCGCCCCAAACCGGGCACGGAATCGACCGCGCAGTTGCTCGCCCACCTCGACGACCCTCACGAGGGGGTCGAGTACGTGCAGGTCGCCGGGTCGAACGGGAAGGGTTCGACGGCCCGGATGACCGAGCGCGCGCTCCGGGAGGCGGGTCTCGACGTGGGGTTGTACACCTCCCCGCACTTCGACGACGTGCGCGAGCGAGTTCGGGTGAACGGCCGCAAGATTCCCAAGTCCGCGGTCGCGACGTACGCCGATTCGGTCCGTGGGTACGTCACCGACCGGGCGGCCGACGGCGAGGCCCCGACCTTCTTCGAGGTGATGACGGGACTCGCGCTCTGGCACTTCGGCCGCGAGCACGTGGACGTCGCGGTGCTGGAAGTCGGCATCGGCGGCAAGTATGACGCGACCAGCGTCGTGGACCCGGTCGCCAGCGCGGTCACGAGCGTCACCCTCGAACACACCGGCATCATCGGCGAAACTATCGAGGAAATCGCCCGGGACAAGGCCCACGTCGCGCCCGACGACGCGCCGCTGGTGACCGCGACGACCGGCGAGGCGCTCGACGCCGTGCGAGCGCAGGCGGGCGAGGTCCGCACCGTGGGAGAGACCAACGACGCGGACGTGCGCGTCGAGTACGGCGGCCGGACCAACCACACCGAGGCCGCCGTCTCGCTGACCGGAGACGAGTGGAGCGTCGAGACCGAAATCCCTCTGCTTGGCGAGTATCAGGCCCGGAACGCGGGCGTGGCGGCCGCGCTGGCCCGGCAGGTCACCGACCTGAGCGAGACCGAACTGGCCCGCGGTCTCCGGAAGGCCGACTGGCCGGGTCGGTTCGAGGTGATGGGTCGGGACCCCGTCGTCGTCCTCGACGGCGCGCACAACCCCGGCGCGTGCGAGGCGCTGGCCGAGACGCTGGCGGAGTTCGACGGCGAAACCGACGAGTTCCACCTCGTCTTCGGCGCGATGCACGACAAGGACCTCCGGGGGATGGCCGCGGCGCTCCCGACCCCAGACCGGGTGGTCGCCTGTCAACCGAACCTCGACCGGGCGGAAGACGAGGCGGTCGTCGCCCGCGCCTTCGAGGAGTCGGGCGCGGACGAGGTGCTGACCCGCAACTCCGTCGAAGGCGCGCTGGAGAACGCGCTGGACGCCGCGAGCGAGGACGACCTCGTGCTGGTCGCGGGGTCGCTGTTCGCGGTCGCGGAGGCCCGGTCGCGGTGGACCCGCGCCGAGATTCCCAAGCGCATCCGGAATCTCGACGACGCCCGCGACGCGCTGGAAGGCGCGGACGTGACCGACCCCGGCGTCTGGCGGATGCGCGGCAAGGCCGTCCACCGGGTGCTGAAGACCCGCGTGCAGGTCCGGCAGGCCCGCTACCTCAAGGAGGAGATGCTGAGCCTCGGCGGCGAGTGCGCCGTCTCGGGCGTCAACGAGCAGGACGAGGAGAACGTGGACGTGGTGCTGATGGGGACGTTGGCCCAGTTCAAGCGCCTCGCGGCGAAACTCGACGACCAACCGTACGGCCTGTCGGTGTTCGCCGACGAACTCCGGGAGGCGCTGGGCATCCGGACCGAGACCGAGCGCCGGGGCTACCCGTGGGAGGACGCCACCGCGGTCATGGGCATCCTGAACGTCACGCCCGACAGTTTCCACGACGGCGGCCGGTACGAGGCGGTCGAGGACGCGGTGGCCCGCGCCGAGCAGATGGTCGAGGCGGGCGTGGACATCATCGACGTTGGCGGCGAGAGCACGCGACCCGGCGCGGACGAGATTTCGGTCGAGGAGGAAATCGAGCGCGTCGTCCCGGTAATCGAGCGCATCGCGGACCTCGACGCGATGCTCTCCATCGACACCCGGAAGGCCGCGGTCGGTCGGGCCGCCCTCGAAGCGGGCGCGGACGTACTCAACGACGTGTCCGGATTAGAGGACCCCGAGATGCGCTTCGTGGCGGCCGAGTACGACGCACCCCTCGTGGTGATGCACAGCATCGACGCCCCGGTCGTCCCCGACAGGGACGTGGAGTACGACGACGTGGTCGAGGACGTCATCGACGAACTGGAGGAGCAGGTCCTGCTGGCCGAGAAGGCGGGTCTCGACCGCGAGCAGATAATCGTGGACCCCGGTCTGGGCTTCGGCAAGTCGATGCGGGAGAACTTCGAGTTGCTCGGCCGGACCGACGAGTTCCACGCGCTGGAGTGTCCCGTCCTCGTCGGTCACTCCCACAAGTCGATGTTCGGTCTGGTCGGTGCCGAGGAGGACCGGACCGCCGCGACGGTGGCCGGGACCGCCATCGCGGCGGAGCGCGGTGCCGACATCGTTCGCGTCCACGACGTCGAAGAGAACGTCGAGGCGGTGCGTGCGGTGGAGGCCGCGGACGACCCGGACCGATTCGAGGAGTAG
- a CDS encoding SHOCT domain-containing protein, whose product MGLSDDPKVKLLGAGFLLSLFALVGLVGFGLVAALSALAAPPAGTSLVFVLLEAVAPYLVASALVGMLSFFLLVGLTVAAVRSASIPRNDRLARFARFLERYSSEARRLGLSERFEPTAEDRIEALKQEYVDGEITELEYERRLQELMNEEGVEDEHARRERERTGRDGKGREREYEW is encoded by the coding sequence ATGGGACTTTCAGACGACCCGAAAGTCAAACTGCTCGGCGCCGGGTTTCTGCTCTCGCTGTTCGCGCTCGTCGGCCTCGTCGGGTTCGGACTCGTGGCCGCGCTCTCGGCGCTCGCCGCGCCCCCGGCAGGGACCTCGCTCGTCTTCGTCCTCCTCGAAGCCGTCGCGCCGTATCTCGTCGCGTCGGCGCTGGTGGGGATGCTCTCGTTTTTCCTACTGGTGGGGCTTACCGTCGCGGCGGTCCGGAGCGCCTCCATCCCCCGCAACGACCGCCTCGCGCGGTTCGCCCGATTCCTCGAACGCTACTCGTCGGAAGCCCGACGCCTCGGGTTGTCCGAGCGCTTCGAACCGACGGCCGAGGACCGCATCGAGGCGCTCAAGCAGGAGTACGTCGATGGCGAGATAACCGAACTGGAGTACGAGCGCCGACTGCAGGAGTTGATGAACGAGGAGGGCGTCGAGGACGAACACGCCCGACGCGAGCGAGAGCGGACCGGACGCGACGGGAAGGGACGGGAACGCGAGTACGAGTGGTGA